In Mycobacterium gallinarum, a single window of DNA contains:
- a CDS encoding N-acetylmuramoyl-L-alanine amidase, translating to MSSLRRGDRGSAVTEIRAALTSLGMVENPDDDITTGRHVALDVFDDELDHAVRAFQQHRGLLVDGIVGEATYRALKEASYRLGARTLNHQFGAPMFGDDVATLQARLQDLGFYTDMVDGHFGLHTHNALMSYQREYGLYPDGICGPETLRSLYFLGSRVTGGSPHAIREEELVRSSGPRLSGKRIIIDPGRGGDDHGLIMQSPDGPISEADILWDLASRLEGRMTAIGMETFLSRPVNRSPFDAARAMTANTVGADLMISLRCATQPSPAANGVASFHFGNSHGSVSTIGRNLADFIQREVVARTGLRDCRTHGRTWDLLRLTRMPTVQVDVGYVTNPRDRGLLVSSHTRDSIAEGILAAVKRLYLLGKNDRPTGTFTFAELLAHELSVDQAGRVSPS from the coding sequence ATGTCGAGTCTGCGTCGCGGTGACCGCGGAAGTGCGGTCACCGAGATCCGGGCTGCTTTGACGTCCTTGGGCATGGTCGAAAATCCCGACGACGACATCACCACCGGCCGGCACGTCGCGCTCGACGTGTTCGACGACGAACTCGACCATGCGGTGCGCGCCTTCCAACAGCACCGCGGCCTGTTGGTCGACGGCATTGTCGGCGAAGCGACTTACCGCGCGTTGAAAGAGGCTTCCTACCGCCTGGGCGCACGCACGCTCAACCATCAGTTCGGTGCTCCGATGTTCGGCGACGACGTTGCGACACTTCAGGCGCGGTTGCAGGATCTCGGCTTTTACACCGACATGGTCGACGGACATTTCGGGCTGCACACGCACAACGCGCTGATGTCGTACCAACGCGAGTACGGGCTGTATCCGGACGGCATCTGTGGCCCAGAAACGTTGCGCTCCTTGTACTTTCTGGGTTCACGTGTCACCGGCGGCTCTCCGCACGCGATCCGCGAAGAGGAGCTCGTCCGTAGCTCCGGTCCGCGGCTGTCAGGTAAGAGGATCATCATCGATCCGGGTCGCGGGGGCGACGATCACGGCCTGATCATGCAGAGCCCCGACGGTCCGATCAGCGAGGCCGACATCCTGTGGGATCTGGCGAGCCGGCTCGAGGGCCGCATGACCGCGATCGGTATGGAGACGTTCCTGTCTCGCCCCGTCAACCGTTCGCCGTTCGACGCCGCACGGGCCATGACCGCCAACACGGTGGGCGCCGACCTCATGATCAGCCTGCGCTGCGCCACCCAGCCGAGCCCTGCGGCCAACGGTGTCGCATCGTTCCACTTCGGCAACTCACACGGTTCGGTGTCCACCATCGGACGCAACCTCGCCGACTTCATTCAGCGAGAAGTTGTGGCGCGCACCGGATTACGTGACTGCCGCACCCACGGGCGAACGTGGGATCTGCTGCGGCTGACCCGCATGCCCACGGTGCAGGTCGACGTCGGCTACGTGACCAATCCGCGCGACCGCGGACTGCTGGTCTCGAGCCATACCCGGGACTCGATCGCCGAAGGCATCCTCGCCGCGGTCAAGCGCCTGTACTTGCTCGGCAAGAACGATCGCCCTACTGGCACATTCACTTTCGCCGAACTGCTGGCGCACGAACTCTCCGTCGACCAGGCCGGACGCGTCAGCCCGAGCTAG
- a CDS encoding acetyltransferase yields the protein MPPRITPMRLEAFEQLPKHARRCVFWEVDPSTLQGSQAGGNQLWDPEFEKEAWLSMVMLEWGVCGQIAVQCPDSMGDDAVPTGDEACLGYAFYAPPRAIPRARYFPSGPVSADAVLLTTLGVEPGDGADALPRTLIAAVVGDLVRRGVRALEAFGHTADASDLTDPQAVSPVLRPIIDVLGDCSVDQCVLDVDVLQDAGFVVVSPHPYFPRLRLELEQGLGWKADVEAALERLLESAQLQQPVGAGASPC from the coding sequence GTGCCGCCACGTATCACGCCCATGCGGCTCGAAGCGTTCGAGCAGCTGCCCAAGCACGCGCGTCGTTGCGTGTTCTGGGAGGTCGATCCGTCGACCCTGCAGGGTTCGCAAGCGGGTGGAAACCAGCTGTGGGACCCCGAGTTCGAGAAGGAAGCGTGGCTGTCGATGGTCATGCTCGAATGGGGCGTGTGCGGGCAGATAGCGGTGCAGTGTCCCGATTCGATGGGGGACGACGCCGTGCCGACCGGCGACGAGGCCTGCCTGGGCTACGCGTTCTATGCGCCGCCGCGCGCGATTCCGCGGGCCCGCTATTTCCCGTCCGGTCCGGTCAGTGCCGACGCCGTTCTGCTCACGACCCTGGGGGTGGAGCCCGGGGATGGCGCGGATGCCCTACCGCGCACTCTGATCGCTGCGGTGGTTGGTGATCTCGTACGTCGTGGCGTGCGCGCGCTCGAAGCGTTCGGTCATACCGCCGATGCGTCCGATCTGACCGACCCGCAGGCGGTGTCGCCCGTCCTGCGGCCGATCATCGACGTGCTGGGCGACTGTTCGGTCGACCAGTGTGTGCTCGATGTCGACGTGCTGCAGGACGCCGGCTTCGTGGTTGTCTCGCCGCATCCGTACTTTCCGCGGCTACGGCTGGAGTTGGAACAGGGATTGGGCTGGAAGGCCGATGTCGAGGCGGCTCTGGAGCGCCTGCTGGAAAGCGCCCAGCTGCAACAGCCGGTGGGAGCGGGCGCCAGCCCCTGCTAG
- a CDS encoding ParB/RepB/Spo0J family partition protein, protein MTQPKGKRSGLGRGLASLIPTGPSDGESSLGRMGDAAADVVIGGPVNVSGAVYREIDPSAIEPNPKQPRQVFDEEALAELVHSIREFGLMQPIVVRALPGEATPKYQLVMGERRWRAAQEAGLATIPAIVRETGDDNMLRDALLENIHRVQLNPLEEAAAYQQLLDEFGVTHDELAARIGRSRPLITNMIRLLRLPIAVQRRVAAGVLSAGHARALLSLEGGAEQQEELAARIVAEGLSVRATEEAVTLANSAGPATPAAPRRKPIHMPGLQDVAERLSTAFDTRVTVALGKRKGKIVVEFGSVEDLQRIVELMSASNR, encoded by the coding sequence ATGACTCAACCCAAAGGCAAGCGCAGCGGTCTGGGCCGCGGGCTGGCGTCGCTCATTCCGACCGGTCCGTCCGATGGGGAATCGTCGCTCGGCCGGATGGGGGACGCCGCTGCCGATGTGGTGATCGGTGGACCGGTCAACGTGTCGGGGGCGGTCTACCGCGAAATCGATCCGTCGGCGATCGAGCCCAATCCGAAGCAACCCCGCCAGGTCTTCGATGAGGAAGCCCTCGCCGAACTGGTGCATTCGATACGCGAGTTCGGCCTCATGCAGCCCATCGTCGTGCGCGCGCTGCCCGGCGAGGCCACGCCGAAGTATCAGCTCGTGATGGGGGAGCGGCGGTGGCGGGCCGCGCAGGAGGCGGGGCTGGCGACCATCCCGGCGATCGTCCGGGAGACCGGCGACGACAACATGCTCCGCGACGCCTTGCTGGAGAACATCCATCGCGTCCAACTGAACCCGTTGGAAGAGGCGGCCGCGTATCAGCAGCTGCTCGACGAGTTCGGCGTCACCCACGATGAACTTGCCGCGCGCATCGGCCGTTCGCGTCCGCTCATCACCAACATGATTCGGTTGTTGCGGCTGCCGATCGCGGTGCAGCGTCGGGTGGCGGCCGGCGTGCTGTCGGCCGGGCACGCCCGCGCTCTGCTCTCGCTCGAGGGCGGGGCAGAGCAGCAGGAGGAGCTAGCCGCACGCATCGTCGCCGAGGGGCTTTCGGTGCGCGCGACGGAGGAGGCCGTCACGCTGGCCAACAGTGCCGGCCCGGCGACGCCCGCGGCGCCCCGGCGCAAGCCGATCCACATGCCGGGGCTGCAGGATGTTGCTGAGCGGCTGTCGACGGCCTTCGATACCCGCGTCACGGTCGCTCTCGGCAAACGCAAAGGCAAGATCGTGGTGGAGTTCGGGTCGGTCGAGGACCTACAACGCATAGTTGAACTAATGAGCGCGTCCAACCGCTGA
- a CDS encoding ParA family protein, giving the protein MLRGRLGSSRDRRGGAPAEPGRPHAGGREPSMSSVPASPRPDAGPLPNRDVSRETNAPDVSRETWEGTPAQAEPWPDPPAVDTPIGAEAERAVRLLHAAAKGGLPRPQRQRVFTIANQKGGVGKTTTAVNIAAALALQGLQVLVIDLDPQGNASTALGVEHREGTPSSYEVLIGEIPLEAALQRSPHSERLYCLPATIDLAGAEIELVSMVAREGRLRGALASLKNHNFDYVFIDCPPSLGLLTINALVAAPEVLIPIQCEYYALEGVGQLLRNIEMVKAHLNPELNVTTVILTMYDGRTRLADQVADDVRAHFGDKVLRTVIPRSVKVSEAPGYGMTILDYDPGSRGAMSYLDASREIAERR; this is encoded by the coding sequence ATGCTGCGCGGACGTCTTGGATCCTCCCGCGACCGTCGTGGTGGCGCGCCGGCGGAACCCGGCCGACCACACGCCGGAGGACGGGAGCCGAGCATGAGTTCCGTTCCGGCGTCGCCGCGGCCGGATGCCGGGCCGCTGCCGAATCGCGATGTTTCACGTGAAACAAACGCACCCGATGTTTCACGTGAAACATGGGAAGGGACGCCCGCGCAGGCCGAGCCGTGGCCGGATCCGCCCGCGGTGGATACGCCGATCGGGGCTGAAGCCGAACGCGCCGTGCGTCTGCTGCACGCCGCCGCCAAGGGCGGGCTTCCGCGTCCGCAACGGCAACGCGTCTTCACCATCGCGAACCAGAAGGGCGGTGTCGGAAAGACGACCACGGCCGTCAACATCGCCGCCGCACTCGCGCTGCAAGGGCTGCAAGTTCTGGTGATCGATCTCGACCCTCAGGGCAATGCCAGCACCGCGCTCGGCGTGGAGCACCGCGAGGGCACACCGTCGTCGTACGAAGTACTGATCGGGGAGATCCCGCTGGAGGCCGCCCTGCAACGCAGCCCGCACAGCGAGCGGCTGTACTGCCTGCCGGCCACCATCGATCTGGCCGGCGCCGAGATCGAGTTGGTAAGCATGGTGGCGCGCGAAGGGCGGCTGCGCGGTGCACTCGCCAGTCTCAAGAACCACAACTTCGACTACGTCTTCATTGACTGCCCGCCGTCGTTGGGGTTGCTCACCATCAACGCTCTCGTGGCGGCGCCGGAGGTGCTGATCCCTATCCAGTGCGAGTACTACGCGCTCGAGGGTGTGGGTCAGCTGTTGCGCAACATCGAGATGGTCAAGGCCCACCTCAATCCGGAGCTCAACGTCACCACCGTGATCCTGACGATGTACGACGGGCGCACGCGGCTGGCGGATCAGGTAGCCGACGACGTGCGCGCCCACTTCGGCGACAAGGTGCTGCGGACCGTGATCCCACGCAGCGTCAAGGTGTCGGAAGCGCCCGGGTACGGCATGACGATCCTCGACTACGACCCCGGCTCACGAGGTGCGATGAGTTATTTGGATGCCAGCCGTGAGATCGCGGAACGCCGATGA
- the rsmG gene encoding 16S rRNA (guanine(527)-N(7))-methyltransferase RsmG, which produces MKHDEASAAPQAADALFGPGLDGARRYAAILAGAGVERGLIGPREVDRLWDRHLLNSAAIAELLPQNARVADIGSGAGLPGIPLALARPDLRVTLIEPLLRRSDFLREVIDELEIDVTVVRGRAEERAVREEVGEVDAVASRAVASLDKVAKWSMPLLRPGGEMLAIKGERAEEEAREHRRVLASLGAIDVRVMKCCADVLDPPATVVVARRRNPADHTPEDGSRA; this is translated from the coding sequence GTGAAACATGACGAGGCGTCGGCAGCGCCACAAGCCGCCGACGCCTTGTTCGGCCCCGGTCTGGACGGCGCACGGCGGTACGCCGCGATCCTGGCCGGCGCCGGTGTCGAACGCGGATTGATCGGGCCCCGCGAGGTCGACCGACTGTGGGACCGCCACCTCCTAAACAGCGCCGCGATCGCCGAGTTGCTGCCTCAGAACGCCCGGGTTGCCGACATCGGTAGTGGCGCGGGCCTGCCCGGGATACCGTTGGCGTTGGCTCGCCCCGATCTTCGGGTGACGCTGATCGAACCCCTGCTGCGCCGCAGCGATTTCCTTCGCGAGGTCATCGACGAACTCGAGATCGACGTGACGGTGGTGCGCGGCAGGGCAGAGGAGCGGGCTGTGCGAGAAGAAGTGGGGGAAGTGGACGCGGTGGCCTCCAGGGCGGTGGCGTCACTGGACAAGGTCGCGAAGTGGAGCATGCCTCTGCTGCGTCCGGGTGGCGAGATGTTGGCCATCAAAGGAGAGCGTGCCGAAGAAGAGGCCCGGGAACACCGGCGTGTGCTGGCGTCTCTGGGAGCCATCGATGTGAGGGTGATGAAATGCTGCGCGGACGTCTTGGATCCTCCCGCGACCGTCGTGGTGGCGCGCCGGCGGAACCCGGCCGACCACACGCCGGAGGACGGGAGCCGAGCATGA
- a CDS encoding protein jag, whose amino-acid sequence MTDADTTERSEELAGDEVAEDRTGSEDLEERLVAEGEIAGDYLEELLDLLDFDGDIDLDVEGDRAIVSIDGGSDLNKLVGRKGEALDALQELTRLAVHQKTGERSRLMLDIARWRRRRRDELAALGDKVARRVLESGEREELSPMTPFERKIVHDAVAAVDGVHSESEGVEPSRRVVILAD is encoded by the coding sequence ATGACCGACGCTGACACGACCGAGCGCAGCGAGGAGTTGGCCGGCGACGAAGTCGCCGAAGACCGCACAGGTTCGGAGGACCTCGAGGAGCGGTTGGTCGCCGAAGGCGAGATCGCCGGCGACTACCTCGAGGAGTTGTTGGATCTGCTGGACTTCGACGGCGACATCGATCTGGACGTCGAGGGTGACCGCGCCATCGTGAGCATCGACGGCGGCAGCGATCTCAACAAGCTCGTCGGCCGCAAGGGCGAGGCGCTAGACGCGCTGCAGGAGTTGACGCGGTTGGCGGTGCATCAGAAAACCGGCGAACGGAGCCGACTGATGCTCGACATCGCGCGCTGGCGCCGGCGCCGTCGCGACGAGTTGGCGGCACTGGGCGACAAGGTCGCGCGGCGGGTGCTGGAGTCGGGTGAGCGCGAGGAACTGTCGCCGATGACGCCGTTCGAGCGCAAGATCGTGCACGACGCGGTCGCCGCGGTCGACGGTGTGCACAGCGAGAGCGAGGGCGTTGAGCCGTCGCGCCGCGTCGTCATTCTGGCCGACTGA
- the yidC gene encoding membrane protein insertase YidC, with the protein MWVWYKAFAFILGPTNFFAWGLSVMFLVFTLRAILYKPFVKQIRTTRQMQELQPQIKALQKKYGKDRQRMALEMQKLQREHGFNPILGCLPMLAQLPVFLGLYHVLMSFNRTQTGIGRLGLSVEENAQLGNYVFSAEDVRHFLDANLLGAPLGATMIQQHGLEAFTEFNRVAVIGVGVPMMILAGIATYFNSRASVARQSPEAAANPQTAMMNKLALYVFPLGVVAGGPFLPLAIIMYWLANNIWTFGQQHYVFGMIEKEEEAKKLAAKERRAQNAPPPGAKPKKQSKVAAEPTEITTSDGMEMDGKAAENGSSDAKATGTSPGKTASGTGSRTPRPGATPRPGARPKKRKR; encoded by the coding sequence ATGTGGGTCTGGTACAAGGCGTTCGCCTTCATTCTCGGGCCGACGAACTTCTTCGCCTGGGGACTGTCGGTGATGTTCCTGGTCTTCACTCTGCGCGCGATTCTGTACAAGCCGTTCGTCAAGCAGATCCGCACCACGCGACAGATGCAGGAACTGCAGCCGCAAATCAAGGCGCTGCAGAAGAAGTACGGCAAGGATCGCCAGCGGATGGCGTTGGAGATGCAGAAGCTCCAGCGCGAGCACGGCTTCAATCCGATTCTCGGCTGTCTGCCGATGCTCGCCCAGCTGCCGGTGTTCCTCGGTCTGTACCACGTGCTGATGTCCTTCAACCGGACTCAGACGGGCATCGGCCGGCTTGGGCTGTCGGTGGAGGAGAACGCTCAACTCGGCAACTACGTGTTCAGCGCTGAGGACGTCCGGCACTTCCTGGATGCGAACCTGTTGGGTGCGCCGCTGGGTGCCACGATGATCCAGCAGCACGGCCTGGAGGCGTTCACCGAATTCAACCGTGTCGCGGTCATCGGAGTCGGCGTGCCGATGATGATCCTGGCCGGCATCGCCACGTACTTCAACAGCCGCGCATCGGTGGCCCGCCAGAGTCCCGAGGCGGCGGCCAATCCACAGACGGCGATGATGAACAAGCTGGCGCTCTACGTCTTCCCGCTCGGCGTGGTCGCCGGCGGCCCGTTCCTGCCGCTGGCGATCATCATGTACTGGCTCGCCAACAACATCTGGACGTTCGGACAGCAGCACTACGTGTTCGGAATGATCGAGAAAGAAGAAGAGGCGAAGAAGCTCGCAGCCAAGGAACGGCGCGCACAGAACGCACCGCCGCCCGGCGCCAAGCCTAAGAAGCAGTCCAAGGTCGCCGCCGAACCGACCGAGATCACCACGAGCGACGGCATGGAGATGGACGGCAAGGCTGCGGAGAACGGATCGTCCGACGCCAAGGCGACCGGGACGAGTCCGGGCAAGACCGCGTCGGGCACCGGCAGCCGAACGCCGCGGCCGGGCGCGACCCCGCGGCCAGGAGCACGGCCCAAGAAACGTAAGCGCTGA
- the yidD gene encoding membrane protein insertion efficiency factor YidD, which produces MTRSIARALIYAIQLYRHMVSPLRPASCRFMPTCSQYAVDALTEYGAVKGGWLAVVRLLKCGPWHKGGWDPIPERGGDAHDSCAGTGGHRIGPDAADDVRGTHTSRAESETRV; this is translated from the coding sequence ATGACGCGATCGATTGCGCGGGCGCTGATCTACGCGATCCAGCTGTACCGGCACATGGTGTCTCCGCTGCGACCGGCATCCTGTCGCTTCATGCCCACGTGCAGTCAGTACGCGGTCGACGCGCTCACGGAGTACGGCGCCGTCAAGGGTGGATGGCTGGCGGTGGTGCGGTTGCTGAAATGCGGGCCGTGGCATAAGGGAGGATGGGACCCGATACCGGAACGTGGCGGCGACGCGCATGACTCGTGCGCCGGCACAGGCGGCCACCGGATAGGTCCGGATGCAGCCGACGATGTGCGGGGTACCCACACATCGCGAGCAGAGAGCGAGACGCGTGTTTAA
- the rnpA gene encoding ribonuclease P protein component, producing MLPARYRMTRSSEFGATVSQGVRAVQPDLVVHTMRHDIDDDGPRIGLVVSKSVGNAVERHRVARRLRHVARTVIEDLQPTDRVVIRALPGSRSAVSARLEQELRTALGRALSKSGAPR from the coding sequence GTGCTTCCGGCGCGGTACCGGATGACGCGGTCGTCCGAGTTCGGTGCCACGGTCAGTCAAGGGGTGCGGGCGGTGCAACCCGACCTTGTCGTGCACACGATGCGCCATGACATTGATGATGACGGACCCCGCATCGGACTCGTCGTCTCCAAGTCCGTGGGCAACGCCGTGGAACGGCACCGAGTGGCCCGACGGCTACGTCACGTTGCGCGCACCGTGATCGAGGATCTTCAGCCGACCGACCGTGTGGTGATCCGGGCTTTACCGGGCAGCCGGTCCGCAGTCTCGGCGCGACTCGAACAAGAGTTGCGGACGGCGTTGGGTCGTGCGCTCTCCAAGAGCGGGGCGCCGCGATGA
- the rpmH gene encoding 50S ribosomal protein L34 — protein sequence MAKGKRTFQPNNRRRARVHGFRLRMRTRAGRAIVSGRRSKGRRKLTA from the coding sequence GTGGCCAAGGGCAAGCGGACTTTTCAGCCGAACAACCGGCGCCGCGCACGCGTGCACGGATTCCGCCTGCGGATGCGTACCCGGGCAGGCCGGGCCATCGTGTCGGGCCGGCGTTCCAAGGGTCGCCGCAAGCTGACTGCGTAA
- the dnaA gene encoding chromosomal replication initiator protein DnaA codes for MTADPDPPFVAVWNTVVAELNGDIEAVGVANGDAGPVLTPQQRAWLKLVKPLVITEGFALLSVPTPFVQNEIERHLREPIISALSRQLGQRVELGVRIAAPENDEPDESHNGLAAAVADLDDDIDEDQAALASAEESWPSYFSNRVQNSTDEDATAVNLNRRYTFDTFVIGASNRFAHAASLAIAEAPARAYNPLFIWGESGLGKTHLLHAAGNYAQRLFPGMRVKYVSTEEFTNDFINSLRDDRKASFKRSYRDIDVLLVDDIQFIEGKEGIQEEFFHTFNTLHNANKQIVISSDRPPKQLATLEDRLRTRFEWGLITDVQPPELETRIAILRKKAQMDRLDVPGDVLELIASSIERNIRELEGALIRVTAFASLNKTTIDKSLAEIVLRDLISDASTMQISTAAIMAATAEYFETTVEELRGPGKTRALAQSRQIAMYLCRELTDLSLPKIGQAFGRDHTTVMYAEKKIRGEMAERREVFDHVKELTTRIRQRSKR; via the coding sequence TTGACTGCTGACCCCGATCCACCATTCGTGGCCGTATGGAACACGGTCGTTGCCGAGCTCAACGGCGACATCGAAGCGGTCGGAGTGGCGAACGGTGATGCGGGCCCGGTGCTCACGCCTCAGCAAAGGGCGTGGCTGAAGCTGGTCAAGCCGCTGGTCATCACCGAGGGATTTGCCCTCCTGTCGGTTCCGACGCCCTTCGTGCAGAACGAGATCGAACGTCATCTCCGCGAGCCGATCATCAGTGCCCTGAGCCGACAGCTTGGTCAACGAGTGGAACTCGGCGTTCGCATCGCCGCTCCGGAAAACGACGAACCAGACGAGTCCCACAACGGGTTGGCCGCCGCGGTCGCCGACCTCGACGACGACATCGACGAAGACCAGGCGGCACTGGCAAGCGCCGAGGAAAGCTGGCCCAGCTATTTCTCCAACCGGGTCCAGAATTCCACGGACGAGGATGCCACCGCCGTCAACCTGAACCGCCGCTATACCTTCGACACCTTCGTCATCGGTGCGTCCAACAGGTTTGCTCACGCCGCGTCGCTTGCCATCGCCGAGGCACCGGCCCGCGCCTACAACCCACTCTTCATCTGGGGCGAATCCGGCCTCGGCAAAACTCATCTTCTACACGCCGCAGGAAACTACGCCCAGCGTCTCTTCCCCGGGATGCGCGTCAAGTACGTCTCGACCGAGGAATTCACCAACGACTTCATCAACTCGTTGCGCGACGATCGCAAGGCCTCGTTCAAACGCAGTTACCGCGATATCGACGTGCTGCTGGTGGATGACATCCAGTTCATTGAGGGCAAGGAAGGTATCCAGGAGGAGTTCTTCCACACCTTCAACACCCTGCACAACGCGAACAAGCAGATCGTCATCTCATCGGACCGGCCGCCCAAACAGCTGGCGACCCTCGAAGATCGCCTGCGAACCCGGTTCGAGTGGGGGCTGATCACCGACGTTCAGCCTCCTGAACTGGAGACCCGCATCGCGATTCTGCGCAAGAAGGCGCAGATGGACCGCCTCGACGTGCCCGGTGATGTCCTCGAGCTGATCGCCAGCAGCATCGAGCGCAATATCCGCGAACTCGAGGGTGCGCTCATTCGTGTCACCGCGTTCGCGTCGCTGAACAAGACGACGATCGACAAGTCACTGGCCGAGATCGTGTTGCGCGATCTGATTTCCGACGCGAGCACGATGCAGATCAGCACCGCCGCGATCATGGCCGCGACCGCCGAGTACTTCGAAACCACCGTCGAGGAACTGCGTGGTCCCGGTAAGACGCGCGCGCTCGCGCAGTCCCGACAGATCGCGATGTATTTGTGCCGCGAGCTCACCGACCTGTCGCTGCCGAAGATCGGCCAGGCGTTCGGACGTGACCACACGACCGTGATGTACGCCGAGAAGAAAATCCGCGGCGAGATGGCGGAACGTCGCGAGGTCTTCGATCACGTCAAGGAACTGACGACCCGCATCCGTCAACGCTCCAAGCGCTGA